One Littorina saxatilis isolate snail1 linkage group LG10, US_GU_Lsax_2.0, whole genome shotgun sequence DNA window includes the following coding sequences:
- the LOC138979092 gene encoding tol-Pal system protein TolA-like — MASLRRAFVSACAMCGFQDFTEKGEAADDAEKGEAADDAEKGEAADDAEKGEAADDAEKGEAADDAEKGEAADDAEQGEAADDAEKGEAADDAEKGEAADDAEKEEAADDAEKGEAADDGEKGEAADDAEQGEAADDAEKGEAADDAEKGEAADDAEKGEAADDAEET; from the exons atggctagcttgcgccgggccttcgtctctgcctgtgcaatgtgtggtttccag GACTTTACTGAAAAAGGGGAAGCAGCTGACGATGCAGAAAAAGGGGAAGCAGCTGACGATGCAGAAAAAGGGGAAGCAGCTGACGATGCAGAAAAAGGGGAAGCAGCTGACGATGCAGAAAAAGGGGAAGCAGCTGACGATGCAGAAAAAGGGGAAGCAGCTGACGATGCAGAACAAGGGGAAGCAGCTGACGATGCAGAAAAAGGGGAAGCAGCTGACGATGCAGAAAAAGGGGAAGCAGCTGACGATGCAGAAAAAGAGGAAGCAGCTGACGATGCAGAAAAAGGGGAAGCAGCTGACGATGGAGAAAAAGGGGAAGCAGCTGACGATGCAGAACAAGGGGAAGCAGCTGACGATGCAGAAAAAGGGGAAGCAGCTGACGATGCAGAAAAAGGGGAAGCAGCTGACGATGCAGAAAAAGGGGAAGCAGCTGACGATGCAGAAGAGACATAA